In Pelosinus sp. UFO1, one genomic interval encodes:
- a CDS encoding 3-methyl-2-oxobutanoate dehydrogenase subunit VorB encodes MAEKILMKGNEAIGEAAVVAGCKYYFGYPITPQSELIEYMAKRLPEVGGTFLQAESEIAAINMVYGAAGAGGRVMTSSSSPGMSLKQEGISYIAAAELPCVIVNIMRGGPGLGGIQPGQADYFQATKGGGHGDYHVIVVAPNSVQEMAELTIHAFNLADQYLNPVMILGDGALGQMMEPASFHDMPVIAVEKPWATTGMGERSEPNIINTLQLKPEMLEQANNRLQKKYALLQEKETRWEEIHTEDAELILVAYGIASRIAFTAVEMARSEGLKVGLFRPITLWPFPKAALANAVRKAIAVLTVELSAGQMVEDVSLAIQCAKPVHFYGRTGGMIMSPKEIYEQIIKIFETKGGK; translated from the coding sequence ATGGCCGAAAAAATATTAATGAAAGGCAACGAAGCGATTGGTGAGGCTGCGGTAGTTGCGGGTTGCAAATATTACTTTGGATACCCGATTACCCCCCAGTCGGAGTTGATTGAATATATGGCCAAGCGTTTGCCTGAAGTTGGCGGTACTTTTTTACAGGCAGAAAGTGAAATTGCAGCAATTAATATGGTATATGGTGCCGCTGGTGCCGGTGGCAGAGTAATGACTTCTTCATCCAGTCCTGGAATGAGCCTTAAGCAGGAAGGGATTTCCTATATTGCGGCTGCGGAGTTACCTTGTGTAATTGTTAATATTATGAGAGGCGGTCCAGGATTAGGTGGCATACAACCTGGGCAGGCGGATTATTTCCAAGCTACCAAAGGTGGTGGCCATGGAGACTACCATGTAATTGTAGTAGCTCCTAACAGTGTGCAGGAAATGGCTGAGCTAACAATACACGCTTTTAATTTGGCAGACCAATATTTAAATCCAGTAATGATCTTAGGCGATGGTGCTCTAGGGCAAATGATGGAACCGGCCAGCTTTCATGACATGCCTGTAATAGCAGTGGAAAAACCGTGGGCGACAACTGGCATGGGTGAACGGAGTGAACCTAACATCATCAATACCCTACAATTAAAGCCAGAAATGCTGGAGCAGGCCAACAATAGACTGCAAAAGAAGTATGCCTTACTCCAAGAAAAAGAAACTCGTTGGGAAGAAATTCATACTGAAGATGCTGAGCTAATACTTGTTGCTTACGGAATCGCCTCTCGCATTGCGTTTACAGCTGTAGAAATGGCTAGATCGGAGGGTCTAAAAGTAGGTTTATTCCGACCTATCACCTTGTGGCCCTTTCCTAAGGCTGCGTTAGCGAATGCTGTAAGAAAAGCAATTGCTGTTCTAACGGTTGAACTTAGCGCCGGACAAATGGTGGAAGATGTAAGTCTTGCGATTCAATGTGCTAAACCGGTTCATTTTTATGGCCGCACCGGTGGTATGATAATGAGCCCCAAAGAAATTTATGAGCAGATAATCAAAATATTTGAGACCAAAGGGGGCAAATAA
- a CDS encoding 4Fe-4S binding protein, with protein sequence MPKPVFREERCKGCELCRDACPQKIIVMSDTFNSKGYQPATCPDNLKCIGCALCAKACPDVVIEIYK encoded by the coding sequence GTGCCAAAACCGGTGTTTCGAGAAGAACGCTGTAAGGGCTGTGAACTTTGTCGTGATGCTTGTCCGCAAAAGATTATTGTTATGTCTGATACATTTAACAGCAAGGGCTACCAGCCGGCCACCTGTCCCGATAATCTCAAATGTATTGGATGTGCTTTGTGCGCAAAAGCTTGTCCAGACGTAGTCATTGAAATTTACAAGTAG
- a CDS encoding Glu/Leu/Phe/Val dehydrogenase, which produces MEIFEYLEKNEYEQLLLCHDPASGLKAIICVHDTTLGPALGGTRMWNYASEEEAIMDALRLARGMTYKNAAAGLNIGGAKAVIIGDSKKDKSEALFRAFGRYVEGLGGRYITAEDVGTCVEDMDYIRMETHNVAGLGSVAGSSGDPSPMTAYGTWKGIKACANAVWGSDSLSRKVIAVQGLGHVGYALCKLLHDEGAILYVTDISEDNVMRVVKDFSATAVKPEAIYDVNCDIFSPCALGAIINDNTIPRLNCRIIAGAANNQLKEERHGDVLQRMGILYAPDFIINAGGVINVCDELLEGGYNRERAIRKVETIYENVKKVIAISQRDNVPTYKAANTLAEERIRVMRQVKKTYLKAK; this is translated from the coding sequence ATGGAGATCTTTGAATATCTTGAGAAAAACGAGTATGAACAATTGCTATTGTGTCATGATCCTGCTTCCGGACTAAAAGCTATTATTTGTGTTCATGATACGACTCTTGGCCCGGCATTAGGTGGCACGAGAATGTGGAATTATGCCAGCGAAGAAGAGGCTATTATGGACGCTTTGCGTCTAGCGCGGGGAATGACATATAAAAATGCAGCGGCGGGACTCAATATTGGTGGTGCCAAAGCAGTCATTATCGGTGACTCTAAAAAGGACAAAAGTGAAGCCTTGTTCCGAGCCTTTGGACGATATGTAGAGGGGTTAGGCGGGCGTTATATTACAGCAGAAGATGTTGGTACCTGTGTTGAAGATATGGATTATATTCGTATGGAAACCCATAACGTGGCAGGCTTGGGCTCAGTTGCCGGCTCGAGCGGTGATCCTTCACCGATGACGGCTTATGGCACATGGAAAGGTATCAAGGCATGTGCTAATGCTGTATGGGGAAGTGATTCTCTTTCGAGAAAAGTGATTGCAGTACAAGGGTTAGGTCACGTCGGATATGCTCTTTGCAAACTGTTACATGATGAGGGAGCTATTCTTTATGTCACTGATATTAGCGAAGACAATGTAATGCGGGTAGTAAAAGATTTTAGTGCCACCGCTGTTAAGCCAGAAGCAATCTATGATGTTAACTGTGATATTTTTTCACCATGTGCCTTAGGGGCTATTATCAATGATAATACAATCCCAAGACTGAATTGTCGTATTATCGCTGGGGCTGCGAATAATCAGCTAAAAGAAGAGCGTCATGGAGATGTTCTACAAAGAATGGGAATTCTTTATGCTCCTGACTTTATCATCAATGCCGGTGGGGTAATAAACGTATGTGATGAACTGCTGGAAGGTGGGTATAATCGGGAACGGGCGATTCGTAAAGTGGAAACCATTTATGAAAATGTAAAAAAAGTCATTGCCATATCCCAAAGAGATAATGTTCCGACTTATAAAGCTGCTAATACTCTAGCCGAAGAGCGAATAAGGGTTATGCGCCAAGTGAAAAAGACATATCTGAAGGCAAAGTAA
- a CDS encoding 2-oxoacid:acceptor oxidoreductase family protein — translation MRHEIIISGFGGQGVMVMGQLLTYAGMLEGKHVSWMPSYGPEMRGGTANCSVIIDERSIGAPMVTEPTAAVVLNLPSLDRFEQTVQSKGVLIINSSLIDKPVQRSDIHVYNVPINDIATELGSPKVINVVALGALLAATHAVEMEAAVTAFAKKFASKPQIVELNKEAMIRGYKAVENIGIE, via the coding sequence ATGCGACACGAGATTATTATTTCAGGATTTGGCGGTCAAGGGGTTATGGTTATGGGCCAGTTGTTAACTTATGCAGGGATGCTGGAAGGCAAGCACGTGTCTTGGATGCCTTCTTATGGTCCTGAAATGAGGGGGGGGACCGCAAATTGCTCCGTCATTATTGATGAAAGATCCATAGGTGCGCCGATGGTTACTGAGCCGACGGCCGCAGTGGTTTTAAATTTACCCTCTCTTGATCGATTTGAGCAAACAGTACAGAGCAAGGGAGTTCTCATTATCAATAGTTCACTCATTGATAAACCTGTTCAGCGTTCTGATATTCATGTTTATAATGTACCGATAAATGACATTGCGACAGAACTAGGCAGCCCTAAGGTGATCAATGTGGTTGCTTTAGGAGCCCTGCTAGCCGCTACGCATGCCGTCGAAATGGAAGCGGCTGTTACTGCTTTTGCTAAAAAGTTCGCCTCTAAACCTCAGATTGTGGAGCTAAATAAAGAAGCCATGATAAGAGGCTACAAAGCAGTAGAGAACATAGGTATTGAATAG
- a CDS encoding alpha-glucoside-specific PTS transporter subunit IIBC: MSINKDIVMQNVQRFGGAMFTPVILFSFFGIMVSLSIIFKNPDIVGSIATKGTFWYNVWYVIEQGSWTVFAQMPLLFAISLPIGLAKKNQARACMESFVIYVVFNYFVSGILTLAGPSFGVDYSLKAGGGTGLAMIANIKTLDIGMLGAILISAITVWLHNRLFDVDLPDYLGIFKGSSLVVAAGFFFMLPVAYFFCLVWPSVQHTIGTFQEFLKASDALGVWMYTFCERILIPTGLHHFIYTPFIFGPAIVDGGIQQYWLQHLQDFATSAQSLKEMFPGAGFSLHGSSKIFGVPGIALAIYATAKPAKKKAVAGLLIPATITAVICGITEPLEFTFLFIAPVLFAVHAVLAATLAATFFLFGVVGSFGGGLIDAIVQNWIPLFKYHSTTYIMQIVVGLCFTAIYFFVFRYLIVKNDYKTPGRTEDDAEDKLYSKAEYKAKIAMEGMINVDERDIKAAVFLGALGGKENIKDVTNCATRLRVTVVDDSLIKGVSTFTKAGAHGLVKNGHAVQVIVGLSVPQVRERFEALLQDTSDAETASGTDKSTTLKAFISGKVIPITKVKDEMFSQKMMGDGIAVYPETEIVTAPADGEITMVMDGSGHAVGMRLSSGVEILIHIGIDTVKMEGRGFNVFVKQGQKVKAGETLVKFDKKLIEKEGYSSIVILAVTNSSEYPLMKLYSGMTAKADETVIATF; the protein is encoded by the coding sequence ATGTCGATCAACAAGGACATTGTCATGCAAAATGTACAGCGGTTCGGCGGAGCAATGTTTACGCCAGTTATACTGTTTTCCTTCTTTGGTATCATGGTGTCATTATCCATTATTTTCAAGAACCCGGATATTGTCGGCAGTATAGCGACAAAGGGTACATTCTGGTACAACGTTTGGTATGTTATTGAACAGGGATCTTGGACAGTCTTTGCGCAAATGCCACTTTTATTTGCAATTTCTCTGCCAATTGGTCTGGCAAAGAAAAATCAAGCAAGGGCCTGTATGGAATCATTTGTAATCTATGTTGTGTTCAATTATTTTGTTTCAGGGATTCTCACACTAGCAGGTCCTTCATTCGGTGTAGATTATAGTCTCAAAGCAGGTGGCGGCACAGGTCTTGCAATGATTGCGAATATCAAGACGCTTGACATTGGTATGCTTGGAGCCATCTTGATTTCAGCAATTACGGTATGGCTGCATAATCGTCTCTTTGATGTAGATCTTCCCGATTATCTTGGCATATTCAAAGGGTCGTCTCTCGTAGTTGCAGCCGGATTCTTCTTCATGTTGCCAGTTGCGTATTTTTTCTGTTTGGTATGGCCATCGGTGCAGCACACAATTGGAACTTTTCAGGAATTTTTAAAAGCGAGTGATGCGCTTGGCGTATGGATGTATACTTTCTGCGAAAGAATTTTAATTCCGACGGGGCTACATCACTTCATTTACACGCCATTTATTTTTGGACCAGCGATTGTTGATGGTGGAATTCAACAGTATTGGTTGCAACATTTGCAAGATTTTGCGACTTCAGCCCAATCGTTGAAAGAAATGTTCCCGGGGGCTGGTTTCTCTTTACATGGTTCTTCCAAAATATTTGGTGTTCCAGGAATTGCACTTGCTATTTATGCTACGGCGAAACCAGCGAAAAAGAAAGCTGTTGCCGGGCTGTTGATTCCAGCAACGATTACGGCAGTGATCTGCGGGATTACAGAACCGCTTGAATTTACATTCCTATTCATCGCTCCTGTACTGTTTGCAGTGCATGCAGTACTTGCTGCAACACTTGCTGCAACATTTTTCTTATTCGGTGTAGTTGGTTCTTTCGGTGGCGGACTTATTGATGCCATCGTACAGAACTGGATTCCATTATTTAAATATCATTCCACAACTTATATTATGCAAATCGTAGTTGGTCTTTGTTTTACAGCGATTTACTTCTTCGTGTTCCGTTACCTTATTGTGAAGAATGATTATAAAACTCCAGGCCGTACCGAAGATGATGCAGAAGATAAACTTTATTCCAAAGCTGAGTATAAAGCCAAGATAGCGATGGAAGGAATGATTAATGTCGATGAACGCGATATTAAGGCAGCGGTATTTCTTGGAGCTCTTGGTGGCAAGGAAAATATTAAGGATGTAACAAATTGTGCTACGCGTCTTCGCGTAACAGTCGTAGATGATTCGCTGATCAAAGGAGTAAGCACATTTACAAAAGCCGGCGCGCATGGACTTGTAAAAAATGGGCATGCGGTACAGGTGATTGTTGGCTTATCCGTACCACAGGTAAGAGAGCGTTTTGAAGCATTATTGCAAGATACATCAGACGCAGAAACTGCATCTGGCACAGATAAATCTACAACATTGAAGGCGTTTATCAGTGGTAAAGTCATTCCAATTACGAAAGTTAAAGATGAAATGTTTTCACAAAAAATGATGGGTGACGGTATCGCTGTATATCCGGAAACTGAAATAGTGACAGCACCAGCAGATGGTGAAATCACTATGGTAATGGACGGATCTGGTCACGCAGTCGGTATGCGTTTGTCAAGCGGCGTCGAAATCCTTATCCATATCGGTATTGATACGGTAAAAATGGAAGGTCGCGGTTTCAATGTATTTGTAAAACAAGGACAGAAAGTAAAAGCAGGCGAAACGCTTGTGAAGTTTGATAAGAAATTGATTGAGAAGGAAGGCTATTCTTCAATTGTTATATTAGCTGTTACAAATTCTTCAGAATACCCGCTGATGAAGCTATATTCTGGCATGACAGCAAAAGCCGATGAAACAGTAATTGCAACATTCTAA
- a CDS encoding tetratricopeptide repeat protein, with protein sequence MIANEDEHSLTAIQWFNKGYDYDIKEDYDNALFAYTKAIELNPQDPDAFINRGVIYDIKGEYDLAIMDYTKAIELDPLDADSYTNRGVIYDNKGEYDLAILDYTKAIELNPQGADAYANRGVIYDNKGKSDLALVDYTKAIELNPQDADSYFNKATICKKSGHNSEALEAYNLFIRYAPSADPNIEKAKQQIRELGGTI encoded by the coding sequence ATGATTGCGAATGAAGATGAGCATTCTTTAACTGCTATTCAATGGTTTAATAAAGGGTATGATTATGACATTAAAGAGGATTATGATAATGCCCTTTTCGCGTATACTAAGGCGATTGAGTTAAACCCACAAGATCCGGATGCTTTCATTAATCGTGGGGTTATTTATGATATTAAAGGCGAATATGATCTAGCGATTATGGATTATACAAAAGCAATTGAGTTAGATCCGCTAGATGCCGATAGTTATACTAATCGAGGCGTTATTTACGATAACAAAGGCGAATATGACCTAGCGATTCTAGATTATACCAAGGCCATTGAATTAAATCCACAGGGTGCTGATGCTTATGCGAATCGTGGAGTTATTTATGATAATAAAGGTAAATCCGACTTAGCGCTAGTGGACTATACGAAAGCCATTGAATTAAATCCACAAGATGCGGATTCTTATTTTAATAAGGCAACGATTTGTAAAAAATCAGGACATAACTCCGAGGCGTTAGAGGCTTATAACTTATTTATACGCTATGCACCTTCTGCTGACCCTAATATTGAAAAAGCGAAACAACAAATAAGAGAACTTGGTGGTACAATCTAA
- a CDS encoding MurR/RpiR family transcriptional regulator, protein MKLEEMINKRKASLNQTDMGIWKYIFNHKQRCRHMSIHDLAKECCVSSTTVVRFAKKLSFDGFGDLKAVLKMEEERNIGDEKDVLEAITSFYQHSWKEIVKRNFDGASRLMYGAKRVFAYASGYVQSNVVQEIKRLFFFDDVLIYEVRGQEEFHSLAKMMTPDDLVIIVSLSGETPMAVEFAQKLQLKDVPLISITRLHDNTLAGLSTENLYVTPATFQLYEADEDKMPYQSMLPYFLLIEIWYVKYKLYRKNKIK, encoded by the coding sequence ATGAAATTAGAAGAAATGATTAATAAGCGTAAAGCGTCTTTGAACCAGACTGATATGGGGATATGGAAGTATATTTTTAATCATAAGCAAAGATGCCGGCATATGTCGATCCATGATTTAGCCAAGGAATGCTGCGTATCGAGTACGACCGTGGTACGGTTTGCCAAGAAACTTTCGTTTGACGGATTCGGCGACCTGAAGGCTGTATTGAAGATGGAAGAGGAACGAAACATTGGTGATGAGAAGGATGTGCTTGAGGCTATAACAAGCTTTTATCAGCATAGCTGGAAGGAAATCGTTAAACGCAATTTTGATGGTGCCAGCAGGCTCATGTACGGTGCCAAGCGGGTATTTGCTTATGCCTCGGGGTACGTACAGAGCAATGTTGTACAGGAGATAAAGAGGCTTTTCTTTTTTGATGATGTATTGATCTACGAGGTGCGAGGGCAGGAGGAGTTTCATTCGTTGGCCAAGATGATGACGCCGGATGATCTGGTTATTATTGTTTCATTGAGCGGTGAGACGCCGATGGCGGTGGAGTTTGCGCAGAAGCTGCAGCTCAAGGATGTACCGCTTATATCGATTACTCGGTTACATGATAATACACTGGCGGGTCTGAGTACAGAGAATCTATATGTTACACCGGCGACGTTTCAGCTCTATGAGGCAGATGAGGACAAGATGCCGTATCAGTCAATGCTGCCGTATTTCCTGCTGATAGAGATATGGTATGTAAAGTATAAGTTGTACCGCAAGAATAAAATAAAGTAG
- a CDS encoding DJ-1/PfpI family protein, with product MGLIKRVGIFLFNGVELMDFAGPYEVFTAANLMAPQQYFDVFTVSAQKGEIRTSNGLIVKADYDFSDCPQTDVLVIPGGDIRPELISNDAISKWIESQNRHTEITFSVCNGAMLLAKAGLLKGLAATTHHYFYDKLSEIDLSINVVQKSRYVDTGKIVTSAGISAGIDAALHIVLRIFGEKVVLHTIDIMEYESTAYRNDGNK from the coding sequence ATGGGACTAATTAAAAGGGTAGGTATTTTCTTATTTAATGGTGTAGAATTAATGGATTTTGCTGGGCCATATGAAGTATTTACAGCTGCAAATCTTATGGCACCACAACAGTATTTTGATGTTTTTACAGTGAGTGCACAAAAGGGAGAGATTCGCACTAGCAATGGACTGATCGTAAAAGCCGATTACGATTTTTCTGATTGCCCACAGACAGATGTACTAGTGATACCTGGAGGTGATATTCGACCGGAGCTTATTTCCAATGATGCAATCTCGAAATGGATTGAAAGCCAAAATCGGCATACAGAAATCACTTTTTCTGTATGCAATGGGGCGATGTTGCTTGCCAAGGCAGGTTTGCTTAAAGGCTTGGCGGCTACTACCCATCATTACTTTTATGACAAACTATCTGAAATCGATTTATCTATTAATGTCGTTCAGAAGAGTCGCTATGTTGATACTGGGAAGATCGTCACTTCTGCGGGAATCTCTGCTGGTATCGATGCAGCGTTACACATTGTGTTAAGGATATTTGGTGAAAAAGTCGTTTTACATACGATTGATATTATGGAGTATGAAAGTACTGCTTATAGAAATGATGGAAATAAATAG
- a CDS encoding thiamine pyrophosphate-dependent enzyme has product MVEKLFARPDSLVDVATHYCPGCQHGIIHRLVAEVIDELEIQKTAIGVVPVGCSVLAYNYFNVDTQQAAHGRAPAVATGIKRVHPDKVVFTYQGDGDAAAIGTAEMVHAAARGERITAIFVNNAIYGMTGGQLAPTTLVDQVTATSPYGRQSSSAGWPIRLSEMLATLDGAKFIARVCVNDPANMAKAKTAIKTAFQVQIRGEGFAMVEVLATCPTNWGKSPIEAKKWLKENMIPQFPLNVYKNIQG; this is encoded by the coding sequence ATGGTGGAAAAGTTGTTTGCAAGACCTGATTCCCTAGTTGATGTAGCAACTCATTATTGCCCAGGTTGCCAGCACGGAATCATTCACCGCTTGGTAGCTGAGGTGATTGATGAACTAGAAATACAGAAGACAGCAATCGGTGTGGTACCAGTAGGATGTTCGGTTTTGGCATATAACTATTTTAATGTGGACACCCAGCAAGCGGCTCATGGCCGCGCGCCAGCAGTGGCCACTGGGATAAAACGGGTACATCCAGATAAAGTCGTGTTTACTTACCAAGGAGACGGTGATGCTGCAGCCATTGGCACAGCAGAAATGGTCCATGCGGCTGCCCGGGGCGAGAGAATAACAGCAATATTTGTGAATAATGCTATTTATGGCATGACCGGTGGTCAATTGGCACCGACTACATTAGTAGATCAAGTAACGGCTACCAGCCCTTATGGACGCCAAAGCTCCTCGGCTGGTTGGCCCATACGTTTGTCAGAAATGCTGGCAACTCTTGATGGGGCAAAGTTTATTGCCCGTGTTTGTGTCAATGATCCTGCCAATATGGCGAAGGCTAAGACTGCAATTAAAACGGCCTTCCAAGTACAAATTCGCGGAGAAGGGTTTGCCATGGTAGAGGTTTTGGCTACTTGCCCAACTAACTGGGGTAAATCCCCGATAGAAGCAAAAAAATGGCTGAAAGAAAATATGATTCCACAATTTCCGCTCAATGTTTATAAAAATATTCAGGGGTGA
- a CDS encoding ferritin-like domain-containing protein: MLKNTYYSSKNNYACPSSCTPDMDECPNHPDLYLLRDAAADERGAIADYLTCAVDTCLEIFLDVAKDEMQHFVETMRLISLFDPIQAQRLQEEDLGVLTMERTIRKPKWVPSKITQYDQDVQVTPPNKKDLPAIRCLTKAIQDELHAINKYQKYMNQADDPRVMEHFCKLMNEEKEHVAEFTAALFKITHEPLQEEND, encoded by the coding sequence GTGCTCAAGAACACTTATTATTCATCTAAAAACAATTATGCATGTCCGTCCTCATGCACGCCTGATATGGATGAGTGTCCAAATCATCCTGACTTATATTTGCTTAGAGATGCTGCAGCGGATGAACGGGGAGCAATTGCAGATTATTTGACCTGTGCAGTAGACACTTGTTTAGAAATTTTCCTGGACGTAGCCAAAGATGAAATGCAACATTTTGTAGAAACCATGAGACTTATATCCTTATTCGATCCTATACAGGCTCAAAGGCTTCAAGAAGAAGACCTTGGAGTATTAACGATGGAGAGAACTATCCGTAAACCAAAATGGGTCCCCTCAAAAATTACCCAATATGACCAAGACGTGCAGGTAACTCCCCCTAATAAAAAAGACCTACCCGCAATACGTTGCCTTACCAAAGCAATACAAGATGAACTTCATGCAATAAATAAGTATCAGAAATATATGAACCAAGCTGATGACCCTCGCGTAATGGAACATTTTTGTAAACTCATGAATGAAGAAAAGGAACACGTCGCAGAATTTACTGCTGCATTATTTAAAATAACTCATGAACCGCTGCAAGAGGAAAATGATTGA
- a CDS encoding acetyl-CoA hydrolase/transferase family protein has protein sequence MVPTQEYKTKLVSAEQAVKIVKSGDWVDYNFALAQPILLDKALAARKDELWDVKVRGGLILSPLRIVELDPTREHFCYNSWHFSGYERQLNAQGLCNYIPMIYRNLPLFYRKSLEVDVAMFTVPPMDADGYFNFSLTNSATKALTDQAKTIILEINEKLPIVAGGRENSIHISEVDYIVEGDNPELPVINPVKASETDEKIAQYIMGEIGDGATIQLGVGALPNAVGTMIAGSDLKNLGLHTEMLVDAYMMMSRAGKITNQLKNSNKGQGVFSFCAGSKELYDWVKGNPKLSSYPIDYTNDPHVMAQIDNLVTINNCVEIDIFGQVTSETSGSRQISGTGGQLDFLTGGYLSSGGKSFICFTSTFKDKKTGLTRSRVLPSLPESSIVTNPRTQAHYFVTEWGIADLAGRSTWERAERLINIAHPGFREELIRGAERLGIWRRTNKLHL, from the coding sequence ATGGTTCCCACACAAGAATATAAAACCAAGCTTGTTTCGGCGGAACAAGCAGTAAAGATCGTCAAATCTGGCGATTGGGTTGATTACAATTTTGCATTGGCCCAGCCTATCTTATTGGATAAGGCCTTGGCGGCGCGTAAGGATGAACTTTGGGATGTTAAGGTTAGGGGCGGATTAATACTAAGTCCTTTAAGAATTGTTGAACTAGATCCTACCAGAGAACATTTTTGCTATAACAGCTGGCACTTTAGTGGTTATGAGCGGCAGTTAAATGCACAAGGGCTTTGCAATTATATCCCGATGATATACCGTAACTTGCCACTGTTTTATCGCAAAAGTTTGGAAGTAGACGTGGCGATGTTTACTGTTCCACCAATGGACGCAGATGGTTACTTTAATTTTTCTCTGACAAATTCCGCAACCAAAGCACTAACGGATCAAGCCAAAACCATAATTCTTGAAATCAATGAAAAACTTCCGATTGTTGCAGGTGGGCGGGAAAATTCGATCCATATCAGTGAAGTGGATTACATCGTTGAAGGTGATAATCCGGAATTGCCAGTTATTAACCCTGTAAAGGCCTCGGAGACTGATGAGAAGATTGCTCAATATATCATGGGGGAAATAGGTGATGGCGCGACAATTCAACTGGGGGTTGGCGCGCTGCCTAATGCAGTGGGGACAATGATTGCGGGATCCGATTTAAAGAATTTGGGCTTACATACAGAGATGTTGGTCGATGCTTATATGATGATGAGTCGGGCTGGTAAAATAACAAATCAACTAAAAAATAGTAACAAGGGTCAAGGTGTGTTCTCGTTTTGCGCTGGTAGTAAAGAGCTGTATGACTGGGTTAAGGGCAACCCTAAGCTCTCCTCTTACCCGATTGATTACACCAATGATCCCCATGTTATGGCGCAAATTGATAATTTGGTAACAATCAATAATTGTGTTGAAATTGATATATTTGGTCAAGTTACCTCGGAAACGTCTGGTAGCCGTCAGATTAGCGGTACCGGAGGGCAATTGGATTTTTTAACTGGGGGTTATTTATCATCAGGAGGAAAAAGCTTCATTTGCTTTACGTCCACCTTTAAAGATAAAAAAACGGGACTAACGAGGTCGCGTGTCTTGCCAAGTTTACCAGAGAGTTCGATTGTGACAAATCCTCGTACCCAGGCCCACTATTTTGTAACAGAGTGGGGTATTGCTGATTTAGCAGGGCGATCTACCTGGGAGAGAGCAGAAAGGTTGATTAACATTGCTCATCCAGGGTTTCGTGAAGAACTGATACGTGGTGCTGAGAGACTAGGGATATGGCGCAGAACCAATAAACTGCATTTATAA